In Nitrospirota bacterium, the DNA window AATGTAAATCTATTCCGCAATATAATTTCATCGGATCCCTCCTTGGTTAAGTCATATTTGAAGAGGCTATTATAGCCCCTTTTGAATAACCTCCGAGGGATCTCTATTCTCCTCTCCGCTCTAATGCTATCAGGTCTATTTAGTTGACATCCTCAAGAAATCATTCAGGTTCAAGAAAGACGGAATCATCAGATTGTTGAAGAGGTCGAGAAACATGGTCAAATGCAGAGAGACATCGCCGACTAATTGAGTTTACACTTTATCTCGATAAGCCGGTTGATGAACCAGAAATAAATCTATGACAAGACAATAGGCCTGACTCGATTTTAGTTAAGAAAATTGATAGTAACAAACCTGCGAAGACAAAATTCAAATATCCAATGAGAACTCCGTTAAATTAAGATTCAAGGGATCGAGAACGATAAGTTCTGAAAAGGGCCATCAATCTTTGGGTGGTTTTACCCGGTTTCCCTTTTCCAATGACTTTTCCATTTAATTTTGTCGCAGGCATAATCTCATACCCGGTACTGGTGACAAAGCATTCTTCCGCATTTTTAAGTTCATCCGGTCTGATCAGCCTTTCAATGACCGGCATTCCGCTTTGTTTCGCGATCTCGATGACGCAGTTTCGAGTGATCCCTTCGAGGATTCCGGATTTTAAGGAAGGCGTATACAGTTTGCCTTGTCGAACAAAGAAAAGATTGCTGATCGTCCCTTCGGATAAATATCCTCGATAATTTAACAGGATGCCTTCATCCGCGCCTGAGAGCGTGGCTTCTCTTTTTGCCAGGATGTTATTAAGGAAATTCGCGGATTTAATTTCGTTCGGGATAGCTGCCGGATGATTTCGAATTGTTTTGACGAGGGCGAGAGAGATCCCTTTCCTGTAAAGAGAATCGGCAGATGGAATGACCGGAAAAGCGGTGACAATCAAGGTAGGGGGGATAGATCGAACACGGTCCTTGCCTAAAGGAGTCACTCCGCGAGAACAAGTAATTCTGACGATGCCGTTTTTTAAGCTATTTTTTATCAATATGCTTCTGGCGATCGATCCAAATTTGTGAGCCGTCATTGGAAAGGACAGGGCAATCCGTTTCGCAGAACAAAAGAGTCTCTGAAGGTGCAATTCTAATTTGAAAATCTTTCCGTCATAGGCCCGAAGCGTTTCAAAAACGCCATCTCCATAGAGAAATCCCCGATCAAGGGGAGAAATACGGGCCGATTTCAATCGGATCCATCGCCCATTGAAAAAAATAATCGGGTTATCTCTCATCGATTCCCAAGAAGCGTCCGAATAAGTGCTTCGGCTTTGTGAAGGGTCTCCTCGTATTCCTTTCGAGGAATCGAGTCAGAGACGATGCCGGCGCCTGTTTGAATAAAACCCCGATCCTGATTCAAAAATAAGCTCCGGATCAGAATATTCAGGTCAAGTTCTCCTGAAAAACTGATGTATCCAAGAGAACCGGTATAAGGTCCCCGTTTGACCGGTTCCAGTTCGTCAATAATTTCCATCGCCCTGATTTTCGGAACTCCCGAAATCGTCCCTCCCGGAAAGAGCGCTTTCAATATATCTTGCCAGTCCACTCCTGGCTTGATGTTCCCAATAATATTGGAAACGATATGAATGACATGAGAATAGCTTTCGATTCTCATGAATTCGTCCACTTTGACTGACCCAAAGCGGGTCACCTTCCCGAGATCGTTCCGCTCAAGATCAATCATCATCAAATGTTCGGCGCGTTCTTTTGTGCTTGCAATCAGATCGGATCGCATCTGAATCTGTTCAGTCTCACTTGTACCGCGGGGACGGGTTCCTGCAATCGGCCGTGTTGAAAGTATGCCATGGGAGAGACTGACGAGTCTTTCAGGAGAGGACGAGACAATTTGAAAAGACCCGCCATCCAGGAAAGAGGAAAACGGGGACGGATTAATCTTTTGCAGGCGTTCGTAAAGGACGAGAGGATGAACCCCAGGTCGATCAAATGAAAAGCGGAGTGAAAGGTTCGCCTGAAAAATATCGCCGCATCGAATATATTCCTGGCATTGAAGAACGATGTTTTCAAATTCATTCCGGGATAACGAGGATTCGAAGACGAGGTTCCGATCCCGGGAGGCCGATGACGAAGGGGAAGGAGCCGGAAAAGGTCCGTTCAAAATGTCCAGGTATGCGGCAATTTTTATCTCGCCCCGGGATTTCAGCGTTTCCCAATCGATTCCGTTGAGGTCTTCCGGCGAGGGGTGATAAATAATCTCCGCTCGCCGTTCCAAATGATCGAATGCGATCACCGTGTCGATAAAAAAAAGGTAGATTTCCGGAAAGGTCTCGGTTTTCTTTTTGCGACCGGGAAGTTTTTCAAAATAACGGACGACATCGTAGCCGAAAAAACCGGCAGCTCCGCCAAAAAATGGAGGCAGATCGGGTGCCCTATCCAATTGAAATCCCGCGAGGAGTTCTTGAAGAGTATGAAAGGGATCAGAACCGGTCCCTTCGGGCGGCTTGCCTTTCCGAGTGATCACTCCCTGAGTTCCGTCAAAGAGAAATGTCATGTAAGGGTCCGTCCCAATAAAAGAGTATCTTCCCGTTGCGCCACTCTCTCTGCTGCTTTCGAGCAGGAAAGCGGGAGGAGATTGATAGATTTTCTTGAATGTGATGAGGGGAGACTCGTAAGGAATGGATCTGACTAGAGGTTGAAAAACAGTTCCCATCGGTAAACTTAGTTAACCAGAGACATTTCCTGAATGACTTTTTGTACGGCTTCTTCCGGATTTGCGGCCGCTAAAATCGGTCTCCCCATGACGAGAAACGTGGCGCCATGTTCAAGCGCCTCGGCAGGGGTTTCCACTCTTTTCTGGTCATCGTGTTGTGACCACGCGGGCCGGATTCCGGGAACGACATAAATAAGTTCGCGACCCAGTTCTTTCCTTAAGACCGGCAGTTCCATCCCCGAAGAAATAATACCATCGAGTTTGGCTTCTCTGGCAAGTCGTCCAAGACGAATGGAGTGGGAGATCAAAGGACCCGGCAAGCCCACCTCCCTTTCAACCATGGTTTTGCTGTGACTGGTCAATAGCGTCACCGCCAGGATCTTGGGTCGAGTCAATTGATGTTGTATTGCAAAATTTGCGGAAGCATCGATGCAGGATTTCATCATGTCGATTCCGCCTAATGCGTGGACGTTAAACATCCCCACCTGCAGCCGGGTAGCTTCTATGCCTGCTTTGGCGACCGTCGTCGGAATGTCATAAAATTTTAAATCAAGGAATACGCGACATCCCAGCTGATTGATCTTTTCCACGATTCGGCGTCCATCGGCCAGGAAAAGCTGGTTTCCGACTTTGAACCATTGAACGAAGGGCTTTAACCGAATGACCCATTCCGTGGCTTCTTCGGCAGTTTCGACATCGAGGGCAATGATCAGGTTTTCATTCACGAGGGTCATTTCTGGAATCGCTCCCATAAGTCAATAAAATCGACGTAATCATACTATGTTTGAAAGTAAAGTCAACCCGTGTCAGGGACTTCTTAACTTTCTTTTGCGGCTATGATAGAATCCGGTCATGGACTTTTCCATTATGAGCCAGTTCAAGTCCCATCTCTCCCTTCCTCTCCATATTCATCATGTCGCCTATTTAATGAAAGATCCCCCTCATGACGCTCCTCTCGCGAAAGCGGAGTTTCGGCAGCTCATTTCCTGGTTTCAGATCGAACCGGAGCACTGCTTTGAAGAAAAGAAGATGGGACTTGGCATTAAAAAATATCCCAATGGGGATCAGCTCCTCATTTTATGGAGGCTCCATACGGAATATTACAGTTATCAAACATGGCATCTCCCATCCAATCCTTCCCGAGTCCTCACTTTTGGCCCGATTGATCTGCCGGGATATCTTTTCCAATCCTGTCCACTGGGTACCCGAATCTCCTGGATGGATATTCTGGTTCAATCAGGGAATGATCCGGTTTCAAAACAGGAACTGCAAGAGGTGTTCAGAGGTCCTGAGATATTTGGAAGCCGCGTGATCGAGGCCATTTCACTTTATACCGATTTTGCTCCTGATGAGCATGAAAAGGTTCGGTTCCTCGTCCGTTCTGCCGATGTCCGGTCACTTAAAGAAAAGGCGCCGTTTATCCTGGAATCTCTCTCATTTCTCGAAAATTACAGGCACTTGATTCTTTTTCCGCTTGATGAATTTAACCAGCATATGGATCGCTTTTATCAACTCGAAAAAGACCAGGTGGTAAAAAGGGAAGAAATTTCCCGGGGTTTGGAAACCTCGAGTCCGAAGCAATTTAAGGAGTGGCTGATCCTGCTCACCCGGACGCTCTCGGAAGTCAACCGGATAGGAGACAATGTCCGATATCATCTCGCATCTGCTGTCCCTTATGACAGCATTCTCAATGCGACACTGGAAGAGCTGAAAGAGACCGGGGAGATCGGTTTTCAGCCGTTGGGCTATTTTATCAAACGAAAAGTCCGGGGAATCGCAGACGGTTATCTCCGACTCATCGAAAGAATCGATGCGCTGAACAAGGCGTTGGAAGGGACCGTTGCCGTACTGAGAACGCGGGTCGATTTGGCGATGGAAGAGCAGAATCTCTCCCTGCTCAAGAGCGTCGACGAAACAACCAAGAATCAGGTCCATCTTCAGCAGACGGTGGAAGGACTCTCTGTCATCGTGCTCACCTATTATATTACCGGGATCGCCAATTATTTTTTCAAAGGAGTCAGCGAGTGGGGGTTGATTCAATCTCCCGGTCTGGCCACAGCCGTTTGTCTTCCCATTTCATTTTTGATTGCTTTCGGACTCGTTTACCGGGTCAAGAGAGCTTTAACCCGCCGCGATCATCAAAACAACGAATAGGAGAAGTGTCGGAATGGACAAGGTGATGAGAGGAATGTTGACTGTGGGAGAGCTCGCCAAAATGGTGAAGAAAGGGGAGATTGAAACCGTCATTCTTTCCTTTACCGACCACTACGGCAGGCTGATGGGGAAACGTCTTGATGCGGAATTCTTTCTGGAAGTTGGAGTGAAGCAGGGTACTCACGCTTGCGATTATCTTTTGACTGTGGATATGGAAAACGAACCGGTTCGTGGCTATCGCTTTGCGAATTGGGAAAAAGGTTACGGAGATTTTCACATGGTCCCGGACCTTGCCACCTTAAGAATGGCAAGCTGGCTGGACAAGAGTGCGATCGTCATCTGCGATCTGGAAGATGAAAAGAGGGGGGGTGCTGTTCAACAGGCCCCCCGTACAATATTGAAGAAACAGGTTCAAAGGGCTTCAAAGCTGGGCTATACTGTCATGGCCGCATCGGAGTTGGAATATTACCTGTTCCGGACTTCCTATAAAGAGGCCTGGGAAAAACAGTATCAAAATCTTGAGTCCGTGGGATGGTATCTGGAAGACTATCATATTCTGCAAGGGACCCGCGAAGAGGAATTCCATAGCGCGGTACGCAAACATCTGAAGCAGTCCGGAATTCCGGTCGAAAACTCGAAAGGGGAATGGGGGCTGGGACAGCACGAGTTAAACGTCCGTTATGACAAGATCCTGGAAATGGCAGACCGTCATGTGATTTATAAAGAGTGCTTGAAAGAAGTTGCGGAGAAAATGGGAATCAGCGTGACATTCATGGCAAAATTTTCGTCCGTGCAGGCCGGATCAAGTTCCCATATTCATTTAAGCCTTCGAAAAAACGGTAAGAATGTATTTCCAGGAAAAAAACGATTGGGCCCTCTTCAATGTTCCGATGTTTTTCGCTGGTTTCTCGGGGGATGGATCGCCCACGTCCCTGATTTTATGGTTTTTTATGCGCCGACCATTAATTCCTATAAGCGGTATCAGAGCGGCTCATGGGCTCCAACCCGGCTGGCCTGGAGCTACGACAACAGGACAGGTGGCTTCCGTGTTGTGGGCAAAGACGAGAGTCTCAGAATCGAGTGCCGGATTCCGGGAGCCGACTGCAATCCCTACCTTGCCTTTGCGGCGGCCCTTGCTTCAGGTCTAGATGGAATCGAAAAAAAAATGGAGCCGCCTCCGGTTTTTGAGGGGGATATCTATTCTGCCGAAGATCTACCCCGGGTTCCTTCCACGCTTCGCGAAGCGACAGAGATTTTCGGTCAAAGTGACGTGGTTAAACAAACGTTTGGGGACGAGGTGGCAGAACATTATCTCCATTTTTACCGTTCGGAACAGGAAGCGTTTGACAGGGCGGTGACGGATTGGGAAAGAATCAGATATTTCGAACGAATTTAAGGGCATGGAGTGATTGAATCAGCCAAATCCATGAACGGGATCTCCGGAACGCCGTTCCTGGAATTGGCAGACGATATGATTTTACAGGTCGTAATTTGAAATAGATCATCGGGAGGTTGAATTCAATATGAGATTGAAAGATAAAGTAGCTCTCATCACAGGAGGTGGAAGCGGGATCGGACGGGAGACAGCGCTTCTTTTTTCTGCCGAAGGGGCATCGGTTGTGGTGGTGGATAAAGATGCGCCCGGAGGAAATCAAACGGTGGCGTTGATTAAGTCTTCAGGAGGGAAAGCGATATTTGTTCAGGCGGATGTGTCCAAAAAGGCGGAGGCCGAAGAAATGGTTGCGAAGGCCGAAAAGGCGTATCAACATCTGAATATCCTGTTTAATAACGCGGGAATCATGCATGGAAACGACGACGACGCGATCAAGACCGAGGAAGAGGTTTGGGACCTGACGATGAACATTAATCTAAAAGGGGTGTTTCTCGGATGCAAATTTGGAATTCCGGCCCTTCGAAGATCCGGGGGCGGATCGATTATCAATACCGCTTCATTTGTGGCTCATTTGGGAGCGGCGACACCTCAGGTGGCCTATACGGCAAGCAAGGGAGGAGTCCTCTCTTTTACGCGAGAACTCGCGGTGATCCACGCACGAGAAAATATCCGGGTGAACGCGCTCTGTCCCGGTCCGCTGAGGACAGAGCTCTTGATGAAATTCCTCGATACGGAAGAGAAGAAGCAGAGACGCCTGGTCCACATTCCGATGGGCCGATTTGGGGAAGCAAGGGAAATTGCAAAAGCAGCCCTTTTTCTGGCATCGGACGAGTCGTCCTATATGACGGGAACGTCGTTCATGGTGGATGGCGGGATCACGGCCGCCTATGTCACACCTCAGTGAATTTGAACCAGGTATAAGGCCAATTTGGAGAGTCGAATGAAATCATCCGTACTAAAAGTCATTAACCCTTTCGATCAGAAAATCGTCTGCGAACTTCCCTGGGAAGAGGAGACGACACTCAATAAAAAAATAGGAGAAGCCCACCAGGCCTGGGGTCAATGGCGGCACCTCTCTCTGGATGAGCGGACAAAGCAGGTCAAAATCGGGCTGGAACGATTTCGTTCCCGGTCAGAGGCCATTGCCAGGGAGATTACCCTTCAGATGGGGAAACCGATCGCACAGTCCAAAAGAGAAATGGAAACGTTTTTTGACCGGGCGGACTATATGATTTCTATCGCAGGGAAGTCGCTCTCACCGATTGTCCTTCCCGAAAAGAAAGGATTCCATCGCCGCATCGAACATCTTCCTCTGGGGGTCGTTTTTAATATCGCCGCCTGGAATTATCCATTGTTAATACCTGTCAATGTAATCGTTCCGGCGCTTCTCGCGGGTAATACCGTTGTCCTGAAACATAGCGCGAGGACGCCGCTATGCGGGAAAGCCTTCGAAACGGCGTTCGGAGAACTTGAAATACCCGGTCTGGTGACGAATCTGGTGTTGACACACCAGCAGACCCTGAGTGTTATCGAAGATTCGAGGATACATTACGTCGCTTTTACCGGATCGGTGCCGGGTGGAAGTCAAATTTACCGGCATTCGGCCAAACGATTTATCGACGTTGGTTTGGAACTGGGAGGGAAAGACCCGGCCTATGTCGCTGAAGACACCGATCTCGACTTTGCAGTTGAAAATATCATCGATGGTGCCTGTTATAACGCGGGACAATCTTGTTGCGCAGTCGAGCGGGTATATGTCCATCATACACTTTACGAACCTTTTCTCATTAAGGCAAAAAAAGTCCTGGAGGCTTATCAGCTGGGTAACCCGTTGGAACCGGGAACGACGATGGGCCCACTGGTCAGCCGATCCGCGCTTGAACTGCTGGAAAATCAGGTCAGGGACGGAATCACCCGGGGAGGAAGATTAATTATGGGAGGGAAGCGCCTTCCGGATTCGGAGGGAAATTTCTTTTTACCCACTCTGATTGCAGATCTGCCTAATCGTGCTGAATTGATGCAGGAAGAGAGTTTTGGTCCTATTGTCCCGGTCATGTCCGTTGCGGATGACGAGGAAGCATTGAAGTGCATGTCGGACTCAAGATACGGATTGACGGCGTCTGTCTGGACCAGGGACCGTGAAAGGGCGGAATATTTTGCCCAAAATCTGGAAACAGGCACCCTATACCAGAACCGCTGCGATTACCTCGACCCGGCTCTCCCCTGGACCGGAATGAAAGACAGCGGAATTGCCGCTACCCTCTCCGAATTTGGTTTCTATCACCTCACGAAACGAAAAAGCATTCACTTTAGGGAAAGGTAGGGATACCCGGGGCTAAAAAGGGAAACTCTGGTATAATTATGGGATGGAAACAACGCAAGAACCGATTGAAACTAAAAGAAAATATCCGAGAGTCCGTCAGGAACTCCCGTTCTCTTTTCGCGTCGTCCATCCTGAATCAGAGGAAAATTGGGTATCTACAAAAACAAATATCCTGGGTGGAGGAGGTATATCGGTCATTTCGCCTGTTTTGCTTCCGGTTGGGGCCCTTCTTCACGCGAAAATAAACCATTATGCGCGGGTGATCGAATTCACTGCCGAAATTGTCTGGGCGGAGGAAGTGCTTATAGGCGAATCGATCCAGTCAAGATGCGGCCTTCGTTTTACCCAGATTTCTCAGGATAGTCTCCTGTCTATTCACGATATCATCAATAATTCCCAAAGCAGACCATTCCAGCAAATTCATCAAAATCAGATAGACCAGTAGCCAATTCAGGATTTTATCGATCTGGATTCCAGAAAAAGAAGTTTTTTCTTCTGATCTTCGCCCCATCGGTACTTTCCAGGATCGCCCGATTTTCGAATCACGCGATGACAGGGAATGAGATAGGAAATCCGGTTTTGTCCGATCGCGTTGCCCACTGCGCGCGCGGCACGAGGGAATCCGACTCTCTTTGCGATCTCCTGATAGGAGGTTTGAGATCCATAAGGGATCCGAAGGAGCTCCTTCCAGACTTTGATCTGAAATGGGGTGCCCATCACTGTTAATTCGATGGGGGAGGGGTCGATATTCTTGCGGGAAGGGAAAATCCTGTTTTTAAATAGCCGCGTTTTTTCAGGTGATTCCAAAAACAGGGATCCGTCCAGGTCCTGCTTCATTTCCTCGATCGCATAATTTTCATCGCCTTTTCTTATGAAACTAAAAAAAGAAATCTTCCCATCAGAGAGAGCGATCAAACACTGGCCTAACGGGGTAGGGTGTATTCCATATTCAATGTTTAACGTTGTTTTTTTTCTCACGAATTCGACTCTACTCATGAAATGTGCCTTGATCATAGCCGCCCCTCCCCAAAAAGATCACTTGAATATTGGATCGCTCAATCGATTTTAAAATGAAAACAAGGGTTAATCAATCCCTTATTTATTCTTTTATCGCATCGAATGACAGAGAACGATCGAATATCCTTGAATTGAAAAATGACTCGTTATTTGATACGCTAGCGGCGGTAACTGGAGCCGCATCAATGTTCAAAAGTATTGCTTCACCTGTTGTTTTAGGGTTAGGTATCTGCTTTTTGTTTTCCCAGATCGGATTGGGCGACGAGAGTGACCTTTCACTTCTCTTGCAAAGGATTGATCAGGCTTATTTTGAAAGAAATCTGGGTAACCAGTTAGTCGATGGCGAGCAGATGTGCGAGGAAGCGCTTGCCAAAGTGACAGCTAAAGACGATATCTACTGGAGAATGGCCCGTTTTAAGGCGTGGGAAGGAGCCATTGCGAAAGAAGCGCCCGATAAACTGAAACTTTTTAATAATGCAAAAGGGTGGGCCGAAAAGGGGATTGAAGCCAATTCTGGAAATGCCGAAACCCATTTCTGGTTAGGAGTTGCTTATGGCAGAATCGGGGAAACTCAGGGAATCTTTAAATCATTTTCTCTGATCGAACCGATTCGTCATGAAATGGATGAAGTCTTGAAACTCAATCCAAATCATGCCGGAGCGCATCATCTTCTCGGCGTGATGTACAGAAAACTCCCCTGGTTTAAGGGAGGTTCCAACAAGAAATCGGTCGAGGAGCTTCAAAAATCGATTGATCTGAATAGCGCGAATACGCTTTATCATCTCGATCTGGCCAAGACTTACCTTGCCATGGACAAAACGAAAGAAGCACGGATAGAGCTTGAGAAAGTTAAGACCATTATGCCTCCGTTTGATCCGGTTGAGGCTGAGATAGACCGAAGGGCTGCTGAACAGCTCTTGGTAAACAGATGAAAGGAGAATGAAAATGACGAAACGGGATGGAGTCGCAATTTATCCTAACGGGGTGACGCTTGCGAAATGGCCGAGAAAAGAAGAACCGACTGCGGAGAATGTGGCACAGGAAATGAAAAAATACGGATACACGGTTTACGACCAGCAGACGGTGGCCCCCTGGTTTGAACGAAGCCGGCATGGACATGATGAGGCGGAGATTCGAGGAGCCATTTCGGGGGTCATTACCTTTCACTTTGATGAGTTTCCCGTTACCCTCGAAGCGGGAGATATTTTAATGATTCCGGGCGGGATTCCTCATGAGGTCATCAGCCACAACGGGAGCCCTTTCTCGGCATACAAAGGATCCAAAAGTGGTGAACGGAAGGTCACAGAGTATGCAAATGGAGTAGGAAGTGTCGAAGATCTCGCAGCTCGTCGCGCCTCTGCAAAAATGAAATGAATCTTATTGCGATTGATCTCGATGGAACGCTTGAAGACAGCCGTCGGGATATGATTTCTTCCGTACATCGGGTGCGGGCCGGTTTTTCACTTTCCAGACGGTCAGATGACCGGATTGCTCCCTGGGTCAATCAGGGAATGGAACGACTTTACCTGAACTGTTTCGACGACTATCTCGAAAAGGGAATTTATCCCGAACGAATGAATATCGTTCGGAACGCGTATGAACTTGATTATCTCGGCCAAGTTGCAACTGAAACCCGCCTGTATCCAGGCATCTCCGAAGCACTTTCAGGACTGTCGCTTGTCGGCCGTCTGGTTGTCGTCACAAACAAACCTGAAAAGATCTCGAAGCGATTACTGAAGGAGTTGAAAATAGACCATTGGATCTCCGGTCTTGTTGGAGGGGATACGATTGGAAAAATAAAACCTGATCCAGCTCTTTTACAAGAGGCGGCCCGCCTGGCGGGTTATTCATCCGACTCAGGCATTTCCTTTATGATTGGAGATACGTCCGGGGATATTCAGATGGGGCGTGCCTTTGGCGCCGTCACGATCTGGTGCGCCTGGGGTTATTCAAAAAATCCGGGAGTCGCACCTCACGAAACTGCCACAGATCCGGAACAGCTCAAAGAGCTTGTGCAAAAGCGAACGCCAAAGCAAATTGAAGCCATTATTTAGAATCGTTTCCAGTTGGAATAAATTTTAATGCCGCCGAGTTAATGCAGTACCTCAATCCTGTCGGTTCCGGTCCGTCCTTGAAAACGTGTCCCTGATGTCCGCCGCATCTTCGGCAGTGGACTTCCGATCGGGGATAAATTAATTTCCAGTCCGTTCTTGTCTCAATGGCTGATTCTTCCAGAGGTTGCCAGAAACTGGGCCAGCCGGTTCCGCTATCAAATTTGGTCTCGGATGAGAAAAGAGGCAGGTCGCATCCGGCGCAGTGATAGTTTCCCTTTGCCTTGTTTTCATGAAAGCTGTTTTTAAAGGGAGGTTCCGTTCCCTCCTTCCTTAAGACCCGATACTGTTCCGGCGTGAGCATGGCTTTCCACTCTTCATCTGATTTCTGATAGTCACTCATTTTCCTGATCTCCCGAACCGAATTAGAAGGTGACTGTTTTTATGAAATACTCTCTGGAAGTTTACCTAACTTCAAGTGCCAAGAGCAAGAGCCGAGCTCAAAGGCACCATCGCGAAGATTGAATGGTCAACTCAGGGAATCGAGGCGATCGCAGGTGGATAAGCCTATAAAGTCTGTGAGTAGAGGGCATTTCCGGATGGATGAGGTTCTAGATAGGCATCGAACGGCATGGCGATATTGCGAAGAAAAAGATTTCCGGTTTCTGTCACCCTAATGTTTTCAGCAGAGACCTCAACCAAACCGTCTTCCTCCATCTTGCTTAATTCGGCGAGGGCATCGGCAAAGTAATCGTTGAAATCAATTTTCCATTTTTGCGAAAGCATCGGGAGGTCTATCTCCGAGCCGCACATAATCCGCATGATGACCTCGCGTCGGATCTTATCATCCAGGGAGATGTTCATTCCGCGTTCGGTCGCCAGTCTGCCCTGCTGGATTCTTTTGCTGTACTCGTCAATCTCTTTGACATTTTGCGCGTAAATCTCCTCCGTCTGGCTGATACCGGAAACCCCGAAACCATATAGGTCGCTCTCTCCATGTGTCGAGTAACCTTGAAAATTCCTCCAGAGCGTTTGGTTCTCCCTGGCCTTCACCAGATCGTCGTTGGGTTTCGAATAGTGATCCATTCCAATATTGACATAACCGGCTGAATTCAGCTTTTCAATGACCAGAAGGCGCAGCGCCAGACGAGTCTGAAAATCAGGGAGGTCTTTCACACGTATCAGCTTTTGGTGTTTCAGCAGGTTCGGAAGGTGGGCGTAACTGAAAATGGCCAGACGGTCGGGCGACCAGGAGATAATTTTATCCAGGGTCCGGGAAAAGGTTTCTACACGCTGGTGCGGCAATCCGAGCATCAAATCGAAATTAATACTTTTAAACCCGGCATTCCGCATCCAGCCGTACACTTCGTAAACAATATTTTCAGGCTGGACGCGATTGACGCTTGTTTGAACCTGATTGTCAAGATCCTGAACGCCCAGGCTCATTCTGTTAAAGCCGCTCTCTTTTAACGCGGCAATATGATCCCGGGTTAATTCCCTGGGATCGACTTCACAGGCAATTTCCGCACCGGGAGCGATCAGGAACTCATTTTGTATGGATGAGAACAGATTTCGGATATCGGATGGCTGAAGAAAAGTGGGCGTGCCGCCTCCCCAATGGATCTGTTGCACTCTTTTTTTGGAAGGGGCCAATCCCGCAATAAGGGAAATTTCCTTTCTTAATAACGCCACGTATTCTGCCGCGTGACTGTAGCGCTTTGTTGCGAACATGTGACAGCCGCAGTAATAGCATAAGGAATCGCAAAACGGAATATGGAAATAGAGTGAAAGGTCCCGGTCGCTGTTCTGGTTTCGGCAGAGCTCTTCCCTCCATTCTTTTTCACCGAATAGATTTGAAAAATGGGGTGCGGTCGGATAGGAGGTATAGCGCGGTCCGGGTCTGCTATATTTCTTGAGTAAAAGATTTGTCAAAGTCATCGGATTGCAGGCGTAAGTCTGTCAAATAGTTTATCATGTCCTGTCCGAAAGATAAAAAGTTTTGTTAAAAATACAAAACCTAGATCACATAACGATTGTTTTGAAATACAGTCATGCCGTCAACATCGACACGATCTGCGGCGGCAAAGACGTCAACATGGAATCGATTGCTCTTGGGAAAACCGGGTTTGGTATAAATCGAATGTTTTCCCCCGAGTGAAAGGTGAATGCCACACATCCTTTCGTAGGCAGAGATATCACTG includes these proteins:
- a CDS encoding anthranilate synthase component I family protein, which gives rise to MGTVFQPLVRSIPYESPLITFKKIYQSPPAFLLESSRESGATGRYSFIGTDPYMTFLFDGTQGVITRKGKPPEGTGSDPFHTLQELLAGFQLDRAPDLPPFFGGAAGFFGYDVVRYFEKLPGRKKKTETFPEIYLFFIDTVIAFDHLERRAEIIYHPSPEDLNGIDWETLKSRGEIKIAAYLDILNGPFPAPSPSSSASRDRNLVFESSLSRNEFENIVLQCQEYIRCGDIFQANLSLRFSFDRPGVHPLVLYERLQKINPSPFSSFLDGGSFQIVSSSPERLVSLSHGILSTRPIAGTRPRGTSETEQIQMRSDLIASTKERAEHLMMIDLERNDLGKVTRFGSVKVDEFMRIESYSHVIHIVSNIIGNIKPGVDWQDILKALFPGGTISGVPKIRAMEIIDELEPVKRGPYTGSLGYISFSGELDLNILIRSLFLNQDRGFIQTGAGIVSDSIPRKEYEETLHKAEALIRTLLGNR
- a CDS encoding DUF3422 family protein, which produces MDFSIMSQFKSHLSLPLHIHHVAYLMKDPPHDAPLAKAEFRQLISWFQIEPEHCFEEKKMGLGIKKYPNGDQLLILWRLHTEYYSYQTWHLPSNPSRVLTFGPIDLPGYLFQSCPLGTRISWMDILVQSGNDPVSKQELQEVFRGPEIFGSRVIEAISLYTDFAPDEHEKVRFLVRSADVRSLKEKAPFILESLSFLENYRHLILFPLDEFNQHMDRFYQLEKDQVVKREEISRGLETSSPKQFKEWLILLTRTLSEVNRIGDNVRYHLASAVPYDSILNATLEELKETGEIGFQPLGYFIKRKVRGIADGYLRLIERIDALNKALEGTVAVLRTRVDLAMEEQNLSLLKSVDETTKNQVHLQQTVEGLSVIVLTYYITGIANYFFKGVSEWGLIQSPGLATAVCLPISFLIAFGLVYRVKRALTRRDHQNNE
- the pyrF gene encoding orotidine-5'-phosphate decarboxylase, which translates into the protein MTLVNENLIIALDVETAEEATEWVIRLKPFVQWFKVGNQLFLADGRRIVEKINQLGCRVFLDLKFYDIPTTVAKAGIEATRLQVGMFNVHALGGIDMMKSCIDASANFAIQHQLTRPKILAVTLLTSHSKTMVEREVGLPGPLISHSIRLGRLAREAKLDGIISSGMELPVLRKELGRELIYVVPGIRPAWSQHDDQKRVETPAEALEHGATFLVMGRPILAAANPEEAVQKVIQEMSLVN
- a CDS encoding aminotransferase class IV, which codes for MRDNPIIFFNGRWIRLKSARISPLDRGFLYGDGVFETLRAYDGKIFKLELHLQRLFCSAKRIALSFPMTAHKFGSIARSILIKNSLKNGIVRITCSRGVTPLGKDRVRSIPPTLIVTAFPVIPSADSLYRKGISLALVKTIRNHPAAIPNEIKSANFLNNILAKREATLSGADEGILLNYRGYLSEGTISNLFFVRQGKLYTPSLKSGILEGITRNCVIEIAKQSGMPVIERLIRPDELKNAEECFVTSTGYEIMPATKLNGKVIGKGKPGKTTQRLMALFRTYRSRSLES
- a CDS encoding glutamine synthetase, coding for MDKVMRGMLTVGELAKMVKKGEIETVILSFTDHYGRLMGKRLDAEFFLEVGVKQGTHACDYLLTVDMENEPVRGYRFANWEKGYGDFHMVPDLATLRMASWLDKSAIVICDLEDEKRGGAVQQAPRTILKKQVQRASKLGYTVMAASELEYYLFRTSYKEAWEKQYQNLESVGWYLEDYHILQGTREEEFHSAVRKHLKQSGIPVENSKGEWGLGQHELNVRYDKILEMADRHVIYKECLKEVAEKMGISVTFMAKFSSVQAGSSSHIHLSLRKNGKNVFPGKKRLGPLQCSDVFRWFLGGWIAHVPDFMVFYAPTINSYKRYQSGSWAPTRLAWSYDNRTGGFRVVGKDESLRIECRIPGADCNPYLAFAAALASGLDGIEKKMEPPPVFEGDIYSAEDLPRVPSTLREATEIFGQSDVVKQTFGDEVAEHYLHFYRSEQEAFDRAVTDWERIRYFERI